In one Lolium rigidum isolate FL_2022 chromosome 3, APGP_CSIRO_Lrig_0.1, whole genome shotgun sequence genomic region, the following are encoded:
- the LOC124697029 gene encoding uncharacterized protein LOC124697029, translated as MIGVNRHLIHDEMRALDQCRSAQMELTEHKIRSCGSELKIHANLLLLADESRSICNSEKDTEMEAGPVAAATCGTPRTVPFAWEHEPGVSKLQSPAEAKKQPTSRRTTASASMKKAEAQPLRVPPPPGGPGAPAMSPSPSASRRGVVRPEEDPFLAAYLACTAGDRKAAGRGRDVGAQKLVGWAGLRLSLGLGLGASCKSSCGVVEGSVVRLPKVREADDRC; from the exons ATGATCGGTGTCAATCGTCACCTAATCCACGACGAGATGCGTGCTCTTGACCAGTGCCGCAGTGCCCAGATGGAGCTCACGGAGCATAAGATACGGAGTTGTGGATCAGAGCTGAAGATCCACGCCAACCTGCTGTTGCTGGCAGATGAAAGCCGCAGCATCTGCAACT CGGAGAAGGATACAGAAATGGAGGCTGGACCTGTCGCGGCGGCGACGTGCGGCACACCGAGGACGGTGCCGTTCGCATGGGAGCACGAGCCGGGGGTGTCCAAGCTGCAGAGCCCGGCCGAGGCCAAGAAGCAGCCCACCAGCCGAAGGACAACGGCGTCCGCCAGCATGAAGAAGGCTGAGGCGCAACCGCTGCGCGTGCCGCCGCCACCGGGAGGGCCCGGGGCGCCGGCGATGTCGCCGTCCCCGTCGGCGAGCAGACGGGGCGTCGTCCGGCCGGAGGAGGACCCGTTCCTCGCGGCCTACCTGGCCTGCACCGCGGGCGACAGGAAGGCGGCCGGGAGAGGGCGCGACGTGGGGGCCCAGAAGCTGGTTGGATGGGCCGGGCTTAGACTCAGCCTCGGCCTCGGTCTCGGCGCCTCCTGCAAGAGCTCCTGTGGGGTCGTGGAGGGGAGCGTCGTCAGGCTGCCAAAAGTCCGTGAAGCTGATGATCGTTGCTAA